A genome region from Halichondria panicea chromosome 15, odHalPani1.1, whole genome shotgun sequence includes the following:
- the LOC135349108 gene encoding malignant fibrous histiocytoma-amplified sequence 1 homolog isoform X1: MDGDGVLLICVAGLVGLVSLLTALFLSPILTQRSYKQLNTRSRRKQKLKSRNASGVVCTPRPQPQETVRHVVSTGLHTPCKRCREVNAKKNCRYNCCATCCRAEDNSICRVHCTGYNTCSQAATTAYSLTYSHFDISYAHLKLCPPQVPSIGPQLISLNLSNNRLEHLPHDLGRLSGLEELFLQYNRLSLLPESLCLCTRLVELDVKNNLLTRLPDGVGGLRALLTLNLTNNCLKALPREIGSLISLEELCVHGNQLSHLPHSLPHLSSLKMLYAGENLLTSLPTQFGRLCRLEELDLSDCCLVSIPESLTNCKRLVRLWLSGNKLTSLPHNLGHLQALKELHLRNNSIKYFPSSVERLNLYTFTAQNNSLYSESEATTFSKKIVCCVPPLLELCLRAAVQWGPFLEQGTLPQHLYNTLCAPVPCSSCELPTFDHHNTLILYKTVGVFYRLPLMYTYCCVCSSH; this comes from the exons ATGGATGGTGATGGCGTGCTCTTGATATGTGTGGCTGGTCTGGTTGGACTAGTGAGCCTCCTCACAGCTCTCTTTCTATCACCAATATTAACACAGAGGAGCTACAAACAACTCAACACTAGGTCTAGGAGGAAACAAAAACTGAAAAGCAGAAAT GCTAGTGGGGTTGTGTGCACACCACGACCTCAGCCTCAGGAGACAGTGAGACATGTCGTATCCACTGGACTACACACTCCGTGCAAGCG ATGTAGAGAGGTGAATGCCAAGAAGAATTGCAG ATACAACTGCTGTGCCACTTGCTGTAGAGCTGAGGATAATAGCATCTGCAGGGTTCACTGCACTGGCTACAACACTTGTTCTCAGGCTGCCACTACTGCCTACTCCCTCACCTACTCCCACTTTGATATcag CTATGCTCACCTTAAGCTCTGTCCACCTCAAGTCCCCTCCATTGGTCCTCAACTG ATCTCTCTCAATCTGTCCAACAATCGCCTGGAGCACTTGCCACATGACCTGGGCCGCCTCTCTGGTCTAGAAGAGCTGTTCCTACAGTATAACCGTCTCTCCCTCCTCCCA GAGAGTTTGTGTCTCTGCACGCGTTTGGTGGAGCTGGATGTTAAGAATAATCTACTCACCCGCTTACCAG ATGGTGTGGGAGGATTGCGTGCATTGCTCACTCTGAACTTAACCAACAATTGTCTGAAAGCCTTACCTCGTGAGATAGGGAGCCTCATATCACTAGAGGAGCTCTGTGTGCA TGGCAACCAACTATCACACCTCCCACACTCACTGCCCCACCTCTCAAGCCTCAAG ATGCTGTATGCTGGAGAGAACCTATTGACCTCACTACCGACCCAGTTTGGACGTCTGTGTCGTTTGGAGGAGTTAGATTTGTCTGATTGTTGTCTGGTTAGTATTCCTGAGTCACTGACTAACTGCAAGCGTTTGGTTCGATTGTGGCTCTCAGGAAACAA ACTGACTTCCCTACCACACAATCTGGGACACTTGCAAGCACTCAAAGAACTGCATCTCAGAAACAACTCTATCAAATATTTTCCTTCTTCTGTGGAAAGACTGAACCTCTACACGTTTACAG CTCAGAACAACAGTCTATACTCTGAATCTGAGGCAACCACTTTCTCCAAGAAGATAGTTTGCTGTGTTCCTCCATTGTTGGAGTTGTGTCTGAGAGCTGCTGTACAGTGGGGGCCATTCCTAGAGCAAGGGACACTACCTCAGCATCTGTACA ATACACTGTGTGCACCAGTGCCTTGCTCATCCTGTGAGCTCCCAACATTTGACCATCACAATACACTAATACTGTATAAAACAGTCGGAGTGTTCTATAGACTGCCTCTCATGTATACCTACtgttgtgtgtgcagctcCCACTAG
- the LOC135349108 gene encoding malignant fibrous histiocytoma-amplified sequence 1 homolog isoform X2, giving the protein MDGDGVLLICVAGLVGLVSLLTALFLSPILTQRSYKQLNTRSRRKQKLKSRNASGVVCTPRPQPQETVRHVVSTGLHTPCKRCREVNAKKNCRYNCCATCCRAEDNSICRVHCTGYNTCSQAATTAYSLTYSHFDISYAHLKLCPPQVPSIGPQLISLNLSNNRLEHLPHDLGRLSGLEELFLQYNRLSLLPESLCLCTRLVELDVKNNLLTRLPDGVGGLRALLTLNLTNNCLKALPREIGSLISLEELCVHGNQLSHLPHSLPHLSSLKMLYAGENLLTSLPTQFGRLCRLEELDLSDCCLVSIPESLTNCKRLVRLWLSGNKLTSLPHNLGHLQALKELHLRNNSIKYFPSSVERLNLYTFTAQNNSLYSESEATTFSKKIVCCVPPLLELCLRAAVQWGPFLEQGTLPQHLYNMTSHATLNP; this is encoded by the exons ATGGATGGTGATGGCGTGCTCTTGATATGTGTGGCTGGTCTGGTTGGACTAGTGAGCCTCCTCACAGCTCTCTTTCTATCACCAATATTAACACAGAGGAGCTACAAACAACTCAACACTAGGTCTAGGAGGAAACAAAAACTGAAAAGCAGAAAT GCTAGTGGGGTTGTGTGCACACCACGACCTCAGCCTCAGGAGACAGTGAGACATGTCGTATCCACTGGACTACACACTCCGTGCAAGCG ATGTAGAGAGGTGAATGCCAAGAAGAATTGCAG ATACAACTGCTGTGCCACTTGCTGTAGAGCTGAGGATAATAGCATCTGCAGGGTTCACTGCACTGGCTACAACACTTGTTCTCAGGCTGCCACTACTGCCTACTCCCTCACCTACTCCCACTTTGATATcag CTATGCTCACCTTAAGCTCTGTCCACCTCAAGTCCCCTCCATTGGTCCTCAACTG ATCTCTCTCAATCTGTCCAACAATCGCCTGGAGCACTTGCCACATGACCTGGGCCGCCTCTCTGGTCTAGAAGAGCTGTTCCTACAGTATAACCGTCTCTCCCTCCTCCCA GAGAGTTTGTGTCTCTGCACGCGTTTGGTGGAGCTGGATGTTAAGAATAATCTACTCACCCGCTTACCAG ATGGTGTGGGAGGATTGCGTGCATTGCTCACTCTGAACTTAACCAACAATTGTCTGAAAGCCTTACCTCGTGAGATAGGGAGCCTCATATCACTAGAGGAGCTCTGTGTGCA TGGCAACCAACTATCACACCTCCCACACTCACTGCCCCACCTCTCAAGCCTCAAG ATGCTGTATGCTGGAGAGAACCTATTGACCTCACTACCGACCCAGTTTGGACGTCTGTGTCGTTTGGAGGAGTTAGATTTGTCTGATTGTTGTCTGGTTAGTATTCCTGAGTCACTGACTAACTGCAAGCGTTTGGTTCGATTGTGGCTCTCAGGAAACAA ACTGACTTCCCTACCACACAATCTGGGACACTTGCAAGCACTCAAAGAACTGCATCTCAGAAACAACTCTATCAAATATTTTCCTTCTTCTGTGGAAAGACTGAACCTCTACACGTTTACAG CTCAGAACAACAGTCTATACTCTGAATCTGAGGCAACCACTTTCTCCAAGAAGATAGTTTGCTGTGTTCCTCCATTGTTGGAGTTGTGTCTGAGAGCTGCTGTACAGTGGGGGCCATTCCTAGAGCAAGGGACACTACCTCAGCATCTGTACA ATATGACCTCCCATGCAACTCTCAATCCATGA
- the LOC135349111 gene encoding peroxisomal biogenesis factor 3-like: MVELLRRHKNKLLLTALAATGLYGAGRYVLRILEERRSFEALPSLHSSRLLEHCRSNHATTVSAVLSVAPRLADTLSLQLNTDAITQQLKTKPSNKVALWDDLKSLSFARLVASVYSSTLLASFMSVQLSILGGCMFQDLHKSTVTEDAHKSYLAMVEHLLSEGVVGLCEAVCRAADTVLAPYSLKEGVTCQGLEQLLRDVQHSTASLGGRSRRCFLIQFALPQESLVTKTNPDLSAAMRDVLESQAFSEVLETCLEVAFTTLTGALTQSYHSASQSLTVLPLARLIPMVTDHTHIVFGGEASGVMQSVLEEQKLLTFSQNIYESFSQK; this comes from the exons ATGGTGGAGCTCCTTCGAAGGCACAAGAATAAGTTGTTGTTGACGGCGCTAGCTGCCACAG GCTTGTATGGGGCTGGACGATATGTACTGAGGATACTTGAAGAGCGGCGTTCATTCGAGGCACTACCTAGTCTACACAGTTCAAG ATTGTTAGAGCATTGTCGGAGCAATCATGCCACGACTGTGAGTGCGGTGTTGAGTGTGGCACCGAGACTAGCAGACACTCTCTCCCTACAACTCAACACAGACGCAATCACACAACAGCTCAAGACTAA ACCCTCCAACAAGGTGGCACTGTGGGACGACCTCAAGAGCTTGA GTTTTGCACGTCTTGTGGCAAGTGTGTACAGCAGTACATTATTGGCTTCCTTTATGAGTGTGCAACTGAGTATACTAGGAGGCTGCATGTTTCAAGACCTGCACAAg AGCACTGTAACTGAAGATGCTCACAAGTCCTACCTAGCCATGGTGGAACACCTCCTCAGTGAAG GTGTTGTGGGTTTGTGTGAGGCTGTGTGCAGAGCTGCTGATACAGTATTGGCCCCCTATTCTCTCAAGGAAGGTGTCACATGTCAGGGCTTGGAGCAACTATTGAGAGATGTGCAACACTCAACTGCATCACTGGGAGGAAG GTCTAGGAGGTGTTTCCTGATCCAGTTTGCTTTGCCTCAAGAGAGTCTTGTCACTAAG ACTAATCCTGACTTGAGTGCTGCCATGAGAGATGTATTAGAAAG CCAGGCTTTCTCAGAAGTGTTGGAGACATGCTTGGAGGTGGCCTTCACTACACTAACAGGAGCACTCACTCAGAGCTACCATTCTGCCTCTCAAAG CTTGACTGTGTTACCGTTGGCCCGACTGATCCCCATGGtaacagaccacacccacattgtGTTTGGTGGCGAGGCTTCTGGTGTCATGCAGTCAGTACTAGAAGAACAGAAATTGTTGACATTTTCACAAAACATTTACGAGTCATTTTCTCAGaaatag
- the LOC135349116 gene encoding uncharacterized protein LOC135349116 has protein sequence MLCLLLVLCLSCSCSRGSSDCFTRTHTVCTGNSTYNTIYDVRVEVIPEADTEFFQHVASLTCYHEATNTSYCWEETTSQSVCSGLPCSAVNLSLIREGNYIPSELLGNILMREDTRLALLLSGYTLQQVATGGVVSSDVPIASWVCLCVGVVLAGVVLLKPLWWDLCHKPKNMAF, from the exons ATGTTATGTTTGCTGCTAGTGCTGTGTCTGAGCTGTAGCTGTAGCAGAGGCTCTAGTGATTGTTTCACCAGGACCCACACCGTCTGTACAGGCAACTCTACCTACAACACCATCT ATGATGTGAGAGTAGAGGTGATACCTGAAGCTGACACAGAGTTCTTCCAACATGTGGCTTCTCTGACTTGCTACCATGAAGCCACTAATACCTCTTATTGTTGGGAGGAGACTACCTCTCAAAGTGTCTGTAGTGGATTGCCCTG ctcTGCAGTTAACCTGTCCCTAATAAGAGAAGGAAATTACATACCATCCGAGTTGCTAGGCAATATCCTAATGAGAGAGGACACTAGGCTGGCTCTATTATTGTCTGGATACACTCTTCAACAAGTGGCCACAG GAGGTGTGGTTTCGAGTGATGTACCTATTGCCTCGTgggtgtgcctgtgtgtgggagtggtaCTGGCCGGAGTCGTGCTACTCAAGCCTCTTTGGTGGGACCTCTGCCACAAACCAAAGAACATGGCGTTTTGA
- the LOC135349112 gene encoding uncharacterized protein LOC135349112, with product MAMKEDSGDGWSAFSAPTHSEWTRFTGATQRSLLETCFSLVQPSPPPSEESCMCVDPKSWSVLVGSALHPALPLLTSHGPIDERRPPLDLPSDCEGFDWSSESRCQILPTLFKPAKPESPVDISFDHYRAALGLSSLDVEELRTMTEEMRAKFTRLSRTLVEGLEERDCWAGELDVKNRFVGALLRVQSLRVKKAVKDEGKYLHSVLPYHCPEGLLWSNQLLTTLTAILDAIVEDSPKVPSLASDYIQEHILKTPNKDWTNHKH from the exons ATGGCCATGAAGGAAGACAGTGGTGATGGTTGGTCCGCTTTCTCTGCTCCTACTCATAGCGAATGGACGCGCTTCACTGGCGCTACACAGCGATCACTTCTGGAGACATGCTTCTCACTAGTGCAGCCTTCCCCTCCTCCCTCAGAGGaaagctgcatgtgtgtggacCCAAA GTCCTGGTCTGTGTTGGTAGGCTCTGCCCTACATCCCGCACTACCTCTGTTAACCTCTCATGGTCCCATTGATGAACGTCGTCCACCACTGGACCTTCCCTCGGACTGCGAGGGATTTGACTGGTCATCCGAGTCCCGCTGCCAGATACTACCCACCCTCTTCAAACCTGCTAAACCAGAGAGTCCAGTTGACATATCCTTCGATCATTACAGAGCTGCACTAG gtttGTCTAGTCTGGATGTGGAGGAACTGCGCACCATGACAGAGGAGATGAGAGCAAAATTCACACGACTGTCTAGAACTCTAGTAGAGGGTTTGGAAGAACGAGATTGTTGGGCTGGAGAACTAGACGTCAAGAATCGATTTGTGGGAGCTCTGCTTCGAGTACAGTCTCTACGAGTAAAGAAGGCTGTCAAAgatgagggaaag tatctGCACTCAGTGCTCCCCTACCATTGCCCTGAGGGACTGCTCTGGTCTAACCAGCTCCTCACAACACTAACAGCCA tactcGATGCTATTGTTGAAGACAGTCCTAAAGTTCCAAGTCTTGCCTCTGACTACATACAGGAACACA TCCTCAAGACACCAAACAAAGATTGGACTAACCACAAACACTGA
- the LOC135349117 gene encoding protein FAM133-like isoform X1 produces the protein MSAPVERSGRDAPSKERSEGFKEKTRDKRKPLKHHERGRSPVKRSRYSSSSSSSSSSSSSSSSSSSSSSSSSEDDHRHRHKRKKSKTKKRRISKDKSPVQLSKDKRRSAVSGKVIKMKVKKSSRDKEREKNRKQLLEFLNASTN, from the exons ATGTCAGCGCCTGTGGAGAGAAGCGGCCGCGATGCTCCTTCCAAAGAGCGCTCTGAGGGATTCAAGGAGAAAACTAGGGACAAGAGAAAGCCTTTAAAACACCATGAGA gagggaGATCTCCTGTGAAGAGATCTCGTTATtcctcatcatcatcatcgtcCTCGTCCTCGTCCTCGTCCTcaagcagcagcagcagcagcagcagcagcagctcAG AGGACGATCATCGCCATCGCCACAAGCGTAAGAAG AGCAAGACAAAGAAACGTAGAATCAGTAAAGACAAGAGCCCTGTTCAACTCTCCAAG GACAAGCGTCGCAGTGCAGTGTCTGGGAAGGTCATTAAAATGAAGGTCAAGAAATCCTCCAGAGACAAAGAA cgggaaAAGAATCGCAAGCAACTACTGGAGTTTCTGAATGCTTCTACAAACTGA
- the LOC135349117 gene encoding protein FAM133-like isoform X2, protein MSAPVERSGRDAPSKERSEGFKEKTRDKRKPLKHHERGRSPVKRSRYSSSSSSSSSSSSSSSSSSSSSSSREDDHRHRHKRKKSKTKKRRISKDKSPVQLSKDKRRSAVSGKVIKMKVKKSSRDKEREKNRKQLLEFLNASTN, encoded by the exons ATGTCAGCGCCTGTGGAGAGAAGCGGCCGCGATGCTCCTTCCAAAGAGCGCTCTGAGGGATTCAAGGAGAAAACTAGGGACAAGAGAAAGCCTTTAAAACACCATGAGA gagggaGATCTCCTGTGAAGAGATCTCGTTATtcctcatcatcatcatcgtcCTCGTCCTCGTCCTCGTCCTcaagcagcagcagcagcagcagcagcagcag AGAGGACGATCATCGCCATCGCCACAAGCGTAAGAAG AGCAAGACAAAGAAACGTAGAATCAGTAAAGACAAGAGCCCTGTTCAACTCTCCAAG GACAAGCGTCGCAGTGCAGTGTCTGGGAAGGTCATTAAAATGAAGGTCAAGAAATCCTCCAGAGACAAAGAA cgggaaAAGAATCGCAAGCAACTACTGGAGTTTCTGAATGCTTCTACAAACTGA